A stretch of Aythya fuligula isolate bAytFul2 chromosome 1, bAytFul2.pri, whole genome shotgun sequence DNA encodes these proteins:
- the ADAMTS1 gene encoding A disintegrin and metalloproteinase with thrombospondin motifs 1 has product MRTGGRPLGVLVPVLLAVLVALGPCSAEPPATARQALVRPRRLGAAGGRERFRLDAFGERLTLELEPDSSFLAPDFTLQYLGGPPPSPSPSSPPSGDDLSRCFYSGTVNRDPGSAAALSLCAGMRGAFSLRGRQYLIQPAPGVGHRLGVHLLRRRRGTRRGDPAAAAARCAVAEPGAEEPEPEGPAEAETRSKRKKRFVSSPRYVETMLVADQSMAEFHGSGLKHYLLTLFSVAAKLYKHPSIRNSISLVVVKIMVIYEERKGPDISSNAALTLRNFCSWQKQHNPPSDRHAEHYDTAILFTRQDLCGAKTCDTLGMADVGTVCDLNRSCSIIEDDGLQAAFTTAHELGHVFNMPHDDAKQCAGINGISRDFHMMASMLSNLDRSQPWSPCSAYMITTFLDNGHGECLLDKPHKPIQLPSDLPGTLYDANRQCQFTFGDESKHCPDAASTCTTLWCTGTSGGLLVCQTKHFPWADGTSCGEGKWCMNGKCVNKTEKKHYDTPVHGSWGSWGAWGECSRTCGGGVQYSFRECDNPVPRNGGKYCEGKRVQYRSCNIEDCPDNDGKTFREEQCEKHNEFSKSPFGSGPAVEWTPKFAGVSPKDRCKLVCRAKGTGYFFVLQPKVVDGTPCSPDSTSVCVQGQCVKAGCDRMIGSNKKFDKCGICGGNGSTCKKVSGTLVRAKPGYHDVVTIPAGATNIEVKQRNHRGARHDGSFLAIKAMDGTYILNGDYTLSTLEQDITYKGSVLRYSGSSAALERIRSFSPLKEPLTIQVLTVGDLPQPKIKFTYFVKKPAQPGSEKVPSKKKESFNAIKEIISSEWVIEEWGECSKSCGSGWQRRAVECRDPRGRPAADCAQELKPSDVRPCADMPCQQWQLGDWSPCSKTCGKGFKKRLLKCISYDGSVLPQESCEPSKKPKHLIDFCNITDCS; this is encoded by the exons ATGAGGACCGGGGGGCGCCcgctgggggtgctggtgccgGTGTTACTGGCGGTACTGGTGGCGCTGGGACCGTGCagcgccgagccccccgccaCCGCCCGCCAGGCGCTGGTGCGGCCGCGGCGCCTGGGCGCTGCTGGCGGCCGGGAGCGGTTCCGCCTGGACGCCTTCGGGGAGCGGCTGACGCTGGAGCTGGAGCCCGACAGCAGCTTCCTGGCCCCGGACTTCACCCTGCAGTACCTGGGGGGGCCGCCGCCCTCCCCCTCGCCCTCCTCTCCGCCGTCGGGGGACGACCTCTCCCGCTGCTTCTACTCCGGCACCGTCAACCGGGACccgggctccgccgccgccctcAGCCTGTGCGCGGGGATGCGCGGAGCCTTCTCGCTGCGGGGCCGCCAGTACCTCATCCAGCCGGCCCCCGGCGTCGGGCACCGCCTCGGCGTCCacctcctccgccgccgccgaggGACCCGACGGGGAGatccagcagcagccgccgcccgCTGCGCCGTGGCCGAGCCGGGGGCGGAGGAGCCGGAGCCAGAGGGGCCCGCAG AGGCAGAAACTaggagcaaaaggaaaaagcgGTTCGTGTCCAGCCCTCGCTACGTGGAGACCATGCTGGTGGCCGACCAGTCCATGGCTGAGTTCCACGGCAGCGGGCTGAAGCACTACCTCCTGACGCTGTTCTCCGTGGCGGCCAAGCTCTACAAGCACCCCAGCATCCGCAACTCCATCAGCCTGGTGGTGGTGAAGATCATGGTCATCTACGAGGAGCGGAAGGGACCTGACATCTCTTCCAATGCCGCCTTGACTTTGCGAAACTTCTGCAGCTGGCAAAAGCAGCACAATCCGCCAAGTGACCGGCACGCGGAGCACTATGACACCGCAATCCTCTTCACCAGGCAG GACCTCTGCGGTGCCAAGACATGTGATACTCTTGGGATGGCCGATGTGGGAACAGTTTGTGATCTAAACCGCAGTTGCTCTATCATTGAAGACGACGGCTTACAGGCTGCCTTTACAACAGCCCATGAGCTAG gccacGTGTTTAACATGCCTCATGACGATGCAAAGCAGTGTGCTGGTATTAATGGAATAAGCCGGGATTTCCACATGATGGCATCTATGCTTTCCAATCTGGATCGCAGCCAGCCTTGGTCTCCGTGTAGTGCCTACATGATTACAACATTTTTGGATAATGGTCATG gtGAGTGTTTGTTGGACAAGCCCCATAAACCGATCCAGCTTCCTTCTGACTTGCCTGGCACATTGTACGATGCCAACAGGCAGTGCCAGTTCACTTTTGGAGATGAGTCCAAGCACTGCCCTGATGCAGCCAGTACGTGCACAACGTTGTGGTGTACCGGCACTTCGGGAGGACTGCTTGTGTGCCAAACTAAACACTTCCCGTGGGCGGACGGCACCAGTTGTGGAGAAGGGAAATGGTGCATGAATGGCAAGTGTGTGAATAAAACTGAGAAGAAGCATTATGAT ACCCCGGTGCATGGGAGCTGGGGCTCCTGGGGAGCATGGGGAGAGTGCTCCCGGACTTGTGGTGGTGGAGTGCAGTACTCCTTCAGGGAGTGTGACAACCCCGTCCCAAGGAACGGGGGAAAATACTGCGAAGGGAAGCGGGTGCAATACAGGTCGTGTAACATCGAGGACTGTCCGGATAATGATG GCAAAACCTTTAGAGAGGAACAATGTGAAAAGCATAATGAGTTTTCCAAGTCTCCCTTTGGAAGCGGACCTGCAGTGGAGTGGACACCCAAGTTTGCTGGTGTCTCTCCAAAGGACAGATGCAAGCTGGTCTGCCGAGCAAAAGGAACAggatatttctttgttttacagcCAAAG GTTGTGGATGGTACCCCATGTAGCCCCGACTCCACCTCTGTGTGCGTCCAGGGACAGTGTGTAAAGGCTGGCTGTGACCGTATGATAGGATCCAACAAGAAGTTTGACAAATGCGGCATCTGCGGGGGCAATGGATCCACGTGCAAGAAAGTGTCTGGCACACTCGTGAGAGCAAA ACCTGGCTACCACGATGTCGTCACCATTCCAGCTGGGGCAACGAACATTGAGGTGAAGCAGCGAAATCACCGGGGTGCCAGACATGACGGCAGCTTCCTGGCCATCAAAGCCATGGATGGCACCTACATCCTCAATGGTGACTACACGCTGTCGACGCTGGAGCAGGACATCACCTACAAGGGCAGCGTGCTGAGATACAGCGGTTCCTCTGCTGCCCTGGAGAGGATCCGCAGTTTCAGCCCTCTGAAGGAGCCTTTGACCATCCAGGTCCTCACGGTGGGGGACCTGCCACAGCCCAAGATCAAGTTCACCTATTTCGTGAAGAAACCTGCTCAGCCTGGGTCAGAGAAGGTGCCCAGTAAAAAGAAAGAGTCCTTCAACGCCATCAAGGAGATCATCTCTTCCGAGTGGGTCATCGAGGAGTGGGGCGAGTGCTCCAAGTCATGTGGCTCGGGCTGGCAGCGGCGGGCAGTGGAGTGCCGGGACCCCCGGGGGCGGCCAGCTGCCGACTGTGCCCAGGAGCTGAAGCCCAGCGATGTCCGTCCCTGCGCTGACATGCCCTGCCAGCAGTGGCAGCTGGGGGACTGGTCACCCTGCTCTAAGACATGCGGGAAGGGTTTCAAGAAGAGATtgttgaaatgtatttcttatgATGGCAGCGTGCTGCCCCAAGAAAGCTGTGAGCCTTCCAAGAAACCGAAACACCTGATAGACTTCTGCAACATTACGGACTGCAGTTAA